The genomic region ggggggtttagttcctcataactttgaaatcaaagaaacacctaaacattccaacaactcaaacttgaattgtatgaacgtttaggcactcttctcttccattcctcatacgtacaaaacaaagagaattgaatttaaacattgaaatcaaagaaacacctaaacattccaacaactcaaacttgaattgtatgaacgtttaggcactcttctcttcctcgttgttgtatcacaaggtctaaggtgagttttggcatagtgtgaagtgttttggagggatggggagtggttggagtggtgtttggattagtagggaaactcacggatgatttctggtggtgttttggatgattttctgaatatggacgaattcaatgagaatgaatgcaatggatgcttatttataggtgaaatggggggaacatgacagctaggagggaatgtggctgcatgtttgaatgattaaaggatgcatgtgggttggaattgcatgtgcaatgaatatgtggctgcatgtgcaaggggacaatctgaaaatgcatgtgaaagcatgtgttggctgcaatgatgaaatggatgggagtgcatgtggcttaattaattaaagggagtgcatgtgcaatgttttaaaggatggaatgcatgtgaatatgatggaaatctgatatggtgatgggagatgcatgtggctgatttatgcatgtgattaaagggagtgcatgtttggttgttgttgtgcaatgatggaggaacaagtgcatgtggctgaaatgtggaaggtgtgtggctacttcaagtaggaatccttgtgacatcaactcttcaatttcgtccattccttttgctccaagtataagttatcccttccaagtccaattttgctccaaaatgctccaaaatgcatctttttgcttccttagccacatgaacctaaaaacacacgaaaatggcttaaacgccaaaaacaactatgaattaacaatataaatgcacgaaaacaagctaagtaagtcgcctaaatatgcccCTATCAGCTCTGCATTTTGAATATATTAACTTGTCCTTTGCGTAGCCATTCTTGCGAAGGTTTCACATAGTGAGTTTTAAGAGTGTCATCTTTGTTTCAGATCAATAATTTTCAGCGTATATGAACGAGCAACGAGGCAATTTTGTAGGAGTGAAATTAGAATTTGAGGATCCTGTAGTTGGAACCCTAATGGGAACTCTTGTACGtttaatttcatgaaattaGCAGTGAAGTCATATGTCTAGGATCTTTGCTAGTTTGTTTTGCCCCTGAAAACTCAGCAGGAATTCCTAGATAGGACAcgtatttttgttgttgttataagAACTTTAGCACGCTCAGGATTCACTTCAATTGCATACCCAGTTAATGATgggatgcatgtatttatattaaCTTGAGGATTATagaaagggtttgaaaactcgAGATACATAGAGCTTTCAAATATACAATCAGATAGCAAAAGACTGCATGCGCAGCTTAACTTACaacaaacatttgaaaacaaaatcctATAAACTAGGAACAGCTAAAGGATAAGAGTTTGAACTGATGAAGACTCCTCAAGCGTGGGAATCACGCTGTGGGCTTGACTTCGTCTAACACCCCCTCCCCCGGCAAGCTAACAGCTTGAGGAACAATTGGAAGCTTGGGCACCAATAATTTGAATCGAGACGAAGACAAACCTTTGGTAAATAAATCGGCAAGCTGATCTTGCGAACAAATGTAATTAACCAACAGTTCACCACGTACCACGTTTTCCCCGACATAGTGATAATCAACTTCCAAATGCTTAGTTCGTGAATGAAACACAGGATTCGAAGCAAGAGGAATTGAAGACACATTGTCACACTATATTTGTGGTCGCATAAGATGTAAATGCAGGTCTCGAAATAAAGACCTTAACCACGAAAGCTCAGCAGCGGTGTAAGCTAATTGTCTATACTCGGCTTCAACACTCGACCGAGAAacagttttctgtttttttgaaCTCCAAGACACCAAATTTGAACCAAGATAAACACAAAATCCACCAGTGGAATGCCGAGTATTTGGATTCCCGGCATAGTCCGCATCAGAAAAAGCAGAAAGGTGTGCAGTACCTGGCTTGTATAGAAGACCATGGCTATGCGTGGCCTTTAAGTAACGTAGAATCCATTTGACTCCCATCCAGTGAGTAGTTGTTAGAGCATGCATGAACTGGCATACTTGGTTAACTACATAAGATAAATCAGGACGAATGATTGTCAAGTATTGTAGGGCATCGATAACACAACGATACATTTCTGGTTTATCAAATGGATCTCCAACATGTGCACTTAGTTTTTGGCCAGAAGACATTGGTGTAGAAATTGGTTTGCCATCCTTGAATTTAGTGCGTGATAATAAGTCCAGAGCATACTTGGATTGACATGAATGCATAGTACTGCCGTCATAGTCGACCTCCACACCCAAGAAATAATTAAGTGGTCCCAAATCCTTCATGGAGAACAAAGTGCCCAACTTCGTAATTAATCTGGACACCTGACGAAGACTGTTGCCAGTGATCAAAATATCATCTACGTAAATAAGAAGGATAAGATACACCCCTTTGTGATTGAACACAAACAGACTATAATCACAGGTTGATTCTTGAAAACCAAGTTGAAGCAAGAAATCCGAGAACCTCTGAAACCATGCCCTCGGGGCCTATTTAAGACCATAAATGCTGTGTTGAAGTTTACACACATAATCATGTAACTGTTAATCAACAAATCTCATAGGTTAGCGCATGTACACTTCTTCGTTCAAAAAACCATGCTAAAACGCATTTTGGACGTCAAGCTGCCTAACATGCCAACCTTTTGAAAGTGCAAGACCTAAAACAAACCTAATTGTATTGTGCTTAACCACTAGACTGAAGGTGTCATTATAATCCACACCAACTTTCTGATGAAAACCATTGGCGACAAGCCGAGCCTTATAGCGCTTAATTGTACCATCTGCACGTGTCTTCAGTTTGAACACCCATTTATTGGGAAGCAAATTCATTTGCGGATGAAACGGAACCAAACTCCAAGTCCCACACCTTTGTAGCGCATTAAATTCTTATACCATGGCATGCCTCCATTCCTGAGATTTGACAGCTTAACTGAAGCATGTTGGTTCAATAGGAAAGTTGTCAACAGTCACATGCATGGCATATTTAGGGTTTGGTTTTTGGATGCCAGACTTCGATCGTGTGGTTATACGATGGCCTGGATTATCTGACAACACTTGGACCAGTTCTGTGGATACTACAACTTGTTCATTTAAAGGAATGGCTGATGACTCAGGAAATGACGACACTAGTGTAGTAGGGATAAGACAGGATGTGACAACATATGTGTTTGGGTGAGGTTGAAACTGTTATGTGGTGGGTATGGCAATTATGTCACTAGAAGGGATTTGTGGAGTGGCAGGGATCACAGGTTGGTTAGGTATGGCCAATATGTCACTGGAAGAAGTTTGTGGTGTGGCATTAATCACGGGTAAGTTAGGTTGTTGAGATATACTAGGAGGTCTAGGTAAATCAAAGTTAAATAATAACACGAAAGAGTTAGAGTTACCTACTTCATTGACTTTTTCTAAGGTAGATGTGAGTCCCTTAAAAAGGAAAGAGTCCTCATCGAATAAGACACGGCGAGACAAGTAAACTCGTCTTGTAGACAAATCCAAACATTTGTAGCCTTGGTGATTGAGTGAATAACCTAAGAAAACACAAGCTTTTGATTTGGGTTGCAGTTTATGTTATGTATAGGGAACTAACCATGGAAAACATCGACAACCAAACACTTTTAACATGTCATactttgggtttttttttaaacaacttCGCATAGGGTGACATATTGGATAAAAGTTTTGTTGGCATGAGATTTATCAAGTACGTAGCTGTGGAACAtgcatcaaaccaaaatttattAGGGATGTGAGATTGAGAAAGCATGACGATACTTGTTTCAACAATGTGTcgatgttttctttctgcaataccattttgttcaggatgttTAGGGCAAAAAAAAACGTTGTGAAATCCCATTATCAGTAAGAAACTTCTGAAAGGCACGACTTTTATATTCCCCCCCCCCTTCATCACATTGAAGagtttttattgaaaaattacaCATGTTCTCAACAAAAGCCTTAAATTTTACAAATATCTCAAAAACTTCACTTTTGTTTTTCATGGGAAAAATCCAAGAGTACCGAGAGTAGTCATCCACAAACAATACATAGTAACGAAAACCTTCATTAGAAATAACTGGGGAAGACCACACATCATAATGCAAAAGTTGCAAAGGAAACGTAGAAACAGACTCATACACATTAAAAGGTAACTTGGTACTTTTTCCTAAGGGACATGACTCACAAAAGGTTACATCAAAAGTACCATGAATTGGTAccaatttatttgaaattaaaaacttaattattgaATTGGCAGGATAACCAAGCCTAGCATGCCATTTTTGGACTGAACACCGTACTCTTACCAAGGCTGAAATTGAATACTTGAAATGTCCACTACCACTAGGAAATGGGTATAACCTATTCTCACATCTCCCTCGAAAAAGCATCTTCCGTGTCTTGAGGTCCTTAACAAGGAAAAATATGGAAATATTAGTAGATAGCAATTGTTGTCTAAGGTAAACCTATGGGCAGATATGATGTTCTGAGAGGTAGTGGGACAGTGAAGGACATTATTCAAATCAAATGAACAAGTTTTAGTATGTAGTTGATTGGAACCAAAATGAGAAATAGTGATGCCAGAATCATTACCTACACCCCCAATAGTTTCATTACCATTGTATTCTTTGGGATTAACCAAATTTTGAAGTTCAGGAGTGACATGCGCATTAGCACCAGTGTCTAACAGCCAGGTACCATTGGATTGCTTGTTCAGAATGATCGGCGAGGAGGACATGGTTGTGAGTCTTTTGGCAGAAATCATACCTTCATAAATAGCATTCATCCTTTGGTAGCAATCAAGGGCAGGATGACCTGGTTTCCCACAAATTTGGCAAATGATACGCTCACCAGGACAAGGAGGTTTCTCACCATTAGCAGGCTGATTGCGCTGGTTGTTATTCTTGCAAGGATTGTATCCTCATTGATTGGACAGAAAACCACGATTAAATGGAGATGTACCTCTTCTAGTCCCACAAGAGCGTCCACCACCACGTCCTCGAGTAGAGACAAAGGCATTGGCTGGTGCAGGTTTAGCCAAAGAAACATTATGATCTGCCATTCTTCGCTCGGTAGTCAACATAAGTGCCTCAAGGGTGGGATAGGTGATAGGGGTATCCCGAGCTTGAGCAACACTTACTGTTATTTCAAACGCAAGTCCTAGATTGTTCAACACAATCTGCACGAGTTCATTATCATTCACAGATTGCCCTACTAGGTTGAGGTTGTCAGCAATCGCATTCATGCGATCTAGGTAATTTGCAACAAAAAGATCACCCTTCTTGGTCTACAACAGCTCATTGCGCAAGAATAAAATTATGTTCTGAGAAGTGGAGGCAAACCTTTGTTCCAAAGCTTCCCAAATGGCACGCACAGTCCTCTTGCTTACCACAGTAGACAAAACAGAAGCAGTCAAGGATCCATTTATCTAACTGAGAATCATTTGATCTTGTTGGATCCACGCAGTGTACGCAGGATCCACAATGGTAACACCAAGCAGGTTTTTGTAAGGGCATACCAAAGTGCCATCCACGTACCCCATCAGATCTCTACTCTTGAGAATTGGGAGAATCTGAGCCAACCACAGTGGGTAGTTGGTTTTGTCAAGTTTGATATTGACAACAGTGGAAAACGGATGGAAGGGAGTAGTGGTAGGTGTGTTGGTAGGTAGGTTGGAGGAGGTGGAGTTGGAAGAGTTGACATTGTTTTTAGCCATTGAAGCGTGGAAAAAAAACAAGGATCTAGTCATTAGACAGTAAGGCTCAATACCATATAAGAACTTTAGCACGCTCAAGATTCATTTCAATTGCATACCCAGTTAATGATGGGATGTATGTATTTATATTAACTTGAGGATTATAGAAGGGGTTTGAAAACCCGAGATACATGGAGCTTTCAAATATACAATTAGATAGCAAAAGACTGCATGCGCAGCTTAACTTAcaacaaacatttgaaaaaaaaatcctataaaCTAGGAACAGCTAAAGGATAAGAGTTTGAACTGATGAAGACTCCTCAAGGCGCGGGAATCACAAAGTGGGCTTGACTTCGTCTAACAGTTGTACACCTCTGTCAATTTAATTCTCTCCTAAACAAACTATTTAATATGGAAAAATAAGCTGTGAAAAGACTAAAAACCCTTCTCTTCACTAAAGACTGAACAACCAAGTTTCCATTATAAATAGCCAAAAGTAAGAGAGAAAACATTTGCTAGAGATAAAAGCAGAACGGGTGCAATGTATTACATTGTTTATTTTCGTAATTGTATCACAAAAGGGGTGCACCGTGCATGTAAAGAGGgataaagagatattaatattATTACTTTTACTTTTGATCTGGTGTGTTGTTTGGTCATACACTGTATGCTCTTTATATAGTCATTTACGTGCATAAGTCTACAAGGCACATTAAGGCATGTTGAAAACCAAGCCATACAAGTTGAAAATCATGTCATCCAACAATAACAAATTTGACAATACCATCATTTTAGTTATCCTAACATTTTAACTTTTGACTAAACTATGTGGGCATTCAAACCCACAGCTTTTACaacattttctttaaagatAGCGTGAGAGAATATTTACACTGATTTGGAGATGGCGGATGATGTAGGTGATGTGAGGTAGATttatgatttgaaaaataataagacaTATTTTTTAGCTTCTCACATATCCTCGTTTAATCAGCATGTTATTTTAggttgatttattcaatttacaaGCTAAAAATAAGGAGAGGTGTGTTATAAAAATCCCTTAGCTTGTTTTTTGTCGTTACCTACTTTCAAGccatttgatcaaattcaaTGGTCACTGTTCATTTATTTTAAGCCATTTAATAAAATCAACAATGAATTCCAATCTGTGCTACGCACCGAAGGTAAATCGATTGGGAGAATGGAGAAGTGTTGGAACTTGAAAGAGACGAGAGCCACCGGAAAACTCACAAAATTGGAGAGTAGATGACAGCTCGGACACCAAAAACAAAGTGCCCATTCGATGCCTTTAACTGACTTTATTTACAGTTGAAAATTACACATTCAGCGGCATCCCATGTGTCAATATTTACTGCACGCCCATCTTCATTTAAATTTACTCggttaataaatattaaaaataaatacattgGACGGTTGTGATTTATCCAAGATTTGTATAAATttggctccctccatttctcTGCGTTCCCAACCGCCTACAGTCTCGATCCTCACTCATCTTCCTCTGCTTAattcacaacaacaacaatttcGATTTCGAATTCACCTTCATCTTCCTCTTTGCCACCAATCTTCTTCTCAGTGTCACTGCCTCTGCTGCCTCCCAACCTCTTACTTTTCCCAGCCTTACTAACTCCACCACCACCGTGTCCTCCAATGACACTGCCGTCACAGTAACGCCGACACTCTCAACCTTTTACTTTGTGGAGGTCCGAATTGGGCTTCCACGGTTCACCGTGACACTGGCTTTCTCTACGTCATCCCCAACAACCTGGGTGCAGTAGGGTAAAGGTGTAGTCTGTTTGGACGTCCCCTCCAATTATATGAACTTCAGCACCCTGATTGTCGGGGTTGACGTAGAGAGAGCCAGTTTCACGGTGAACCATGGAAGCCCAATTCGAACCTCAAGAAAGTAATAGGCCGAGAGTGTCGGCGTAACGGTGACGGCAGTGTCATTGGAAgacatggtggtggtggggataGTAAGGCTGGGGAAAGTAAGAGGTTGGGAGGCAGAGGCAGTGACAGTGAGAAGAAGATTGGTGGCGAAGGGgagatgaaggtgaatttgaattCCAACTTCTTGTTGCTGTGAATTTAGAAGAGAGAGATTAATGATGATCGAGACAGTAGGCAGTAGGACGTGTGAACGTAGATAAATGGAGGGAGACAAATTTTGTACAAATCTTGGATAAATCACAAACGtccaatatttttgttttaaaatgtaCTAATTGTTTTGCAACTCCCATGGAAAACTCCATTTACTGTCAAGAATTCAAAAGAACGAACGAAAACGACTTCCCAAGATCTGCCAAACACCGTGATACTTGTACGGCTTTGTATTTTGCTTTTTTTACTGTGCCATTTGACTTAACCTTAACCTGGGTGTGAGCAAAAGAATTTAAATCAACTCACAATCTACATTGCATTCAAATGGAAAACTGAAAGCTTCCACTTTTTATTACTGTCAAGAATATGCAAATCCGAACGACATTCGGGGCACACGTCCTCACAAAAGCAGCGAAACATTACGTTGTTTACCCCTTCGTGGCCTTCGATGTTTAACAGTTAGATACAAACATTCGTACGAGTTATGattccaaaagagagaaaacaACTTCCATTTGTTGAATCACATATGATACAGTGAGTCGTGGGCGGTGAGAAAAAACCATACCACCAGAGGAGACGCAAACTTTACGTAGACTGCGGCACCATTACTTCACAGCATCTCGTCATCAAACGTGCTAATCCTCCAAAACTTTTCGAACTCAGCTTCACGCTCTGCTGAGCAGAGGAGCATCCTGCGGTTATTCTATGGTATTTACATCAGAATTCTACGTAAAAGGAACCAATTATCAGAAACGATGCGCAAGTCGCGAGAGAATCAAGCAATTGTTGATCTACATTTGTTGATCTTTCTTCCCGAGTTGATCTCTGACAGTGTATCAAGCATTTGTTGCTATCTCTTCTGAGTTACCTTCCAATGACGTTGTATATATATCCAATTTTTCGACTACTGGACCTTGAGGGCTTCCAAAAAGAGTAGTGAAGATCTGTCTATGGCATTCATCGCAGAAGTACAAGTACGAGAAGTGGCCTTCATTTGGCAGCTTATGCACGTAAGATCCAGGTAAAACCCGTGCTATATAATCAGTCACTGATAGTGGGACTACCATATCATCCATTCCCTGCACATTTTTCATTAGGCATAATGTCATTAACAAAATTCTCGAGCCAAGTTGCACTGACGTTAATGCATGCATTTTGAATGAGAGTAGTTCTAAGTCCTGGGTTAGGAATTTCAGTATATGATATAACTGACCCCGACAAAACCAGCCGCATACAAAAGTAAAATGTCGCAAGATTCATAGTAGAAACACCAGAGCAGCAAACGTTGGATAGGCAATTAAGAAATACGagggaaaaataataaaatacattaACCAACCTGCCATATGTGTATCTGGCCTAGAAATCCAGTCAGCATGCATTCTGCCTCACTGTTCCAGAGCCAAGCAAGAAATCCTCTTCGTTGACACTGTTTCTGTGCCTGAAGATCTGCCAGACTAAAACCCCACCGTGATACTTGTAGGACAGCTTCCTCTATGAAGGGTTTGATACTCCCTTGGCGGATCGACTCCTCTATATCCCTTTGCAAATGTTCCTCAACTTTTGGATCTTCAATCAGAATTTCATCCTGCACGTATCAAGAATATGAAAGTTGACACCTTGTGCAATGAATACACCTGAATATGTGTGAAGCGGTACGGAGTGCAGGTTTTAAAAAGTGactaaaaatatgaaattgttaatCTACCAAAGGCAGAAAAAAGCAGTCttattataaacaaaaaaatatactgGCATGCATGATCATG from Pyrus communis chromosome 9, drPyrComm1.1, whole genome shotgun sequence harbors:
- the LOC137744419 gene encoding uncharacterized protein, with the translated sequence MAKNNVNSSNSTSSNLPTNTPTTTPFHPFSTVVNIKLDKTNYPLWLAQILPILKSRDLMGYVDGTLTKKGDLFVANYLDRMNAIADNLNLVGQSVNDNELVQIVLNNLGLAFEITPMPLSLLEDVVVDALVGLEENNNQRNQPANGEKPPCPGERIICQICGKPGHPALDCYQRMNAIYEGMISAKRLTTMSSSPIILNKQSNGTWLLDTGANAHVTPELQNLVNPKEYNGNETIGGVGPQDTEDAFSREM